The following proteins are encoded in a genomic region of Ornithinibacillus sp. 4-3:
- a CDS encoding DUF3995 domain-containing protein, with amino-acid sequence MKQNFDFKRNRTFITLGIFWTIIFAAMSFYWAMGGMVGVRSLGGAIYEMSLDPEPSFIVIVWLTGFVKLLGAIWLSLLLISWRNPIIIKVFYFVTKAAGIFLFLYGLLNFITISMSAFGLLEFDLDTHATFWRLVFWEPFWMIGGICYFLAVKK; translated from the coding sequence ACGCTCGGAATATTTTGGACGATTATCTTTGCAGCAATGAGTTTTTACTGGGCGATGGGTGGTATGGTAGGAGTAAGATCTCTTGGAGGAGCCATATATGAAATGTCGCTTGATCCGGAGCCTTCTTTCATTGTGATTGTATGGCTTACTGGATTTGTAAAATTGCTAGGAGCTATCTGGTTATCATTATTACTTATATCTTGGCGTAATCCTATTATTATTAAAGTATTTTATTTTGTGACAAAAGCAGCTGGAATTTTCTTGTTTTTATATGGCTTATTAAATTTTATTACCATTTCCATGAGCGCATTTGGTCTTTTAGAATTTGACTTAGATACACATGCAACATTTTGGCGTTTAGTATTTTGGGAGCCATTTTGGATGATTGGTGGAATATGTTATTTCTTGGCTGTGAAAAAATAA